A genomic window from Paucibacter sp. KCTC 42545 includes:
- a CDS encoding serine/threonine protein kinase: MRMPELALPPPAAPALLGVGAALGVWRVRQALAAAREAAAASAGPVAQWYEASHALAKDKQATVLLLPRSERAMGLMLRFGDLAADFEQLGQPMIAVPTDSGVTPQGQPYLVFEQVQGGQPLLQAAAAMPLRARIELLLSFCEALRALHTQGWLWAEIDPAMLWLDRRQQLKLMALGLLRMADPSDPFEHVMALSSAPGYASPEVAAGHPPSLASEVFGVGQLLAACLDEASLASLSPKDRFSLEALIRKAHAKQVDFRYGCVEALADDLRAWLAGDGHSALRFQPMPSQRAPQAQALVSDAAASAWGGAKSKRGRSLWLAAGGVALSLTLAGWLGRDAVPSAWAQRLAGGVRPSPSQSSSQSANAKPSLLSESGGAADKAPADASTATAATPAATNSVLTNQPEPTPGLANAAPKPQAQPLLRPRTTPAPASKLAPLPASDSDAKQAANQAANTGRPDLLMSGAVTEATPVAPGNAQVELAPPGGLRP; encoded by the coding sequence ATGCGCATGCCTGAACTCGCCCTTCCACCGCCTGCCGCGCCAGCTTTGCTGGGCGTTGGCGCGGCGCTGGGCGTGTGGCGGGTGCGTCAGGCCTTGGCGGCGGCCCGCGAGGCGGCTGCAGCCTCGGCCGGCCCCGTGGCGCAATGGTATGAAGCCAGCCACGCCCTGGCCAAAGACAAACAAGCCACCGTGCTGCTGCTGCCGCGCAGTGAGCGCGCGATGGGCCTGATGCTGCGTTTTGGCGACTTGGCGGCTGACTTTGAGCAGCTCGGCCAGCCCATGATTGCCGTGCCCACCGACAGTGGTGTCACGCCGCAAGGCCAGCCTTATCTGGTGTTTGAACAAGTGCAAGGCGGCCAGCCGCTGCTACAGGCCGCAGCCGCCATGCCGCTGCGTGCCCGCATCGAGTTGCTGCTGAGTTTTTGCGAAGCCTTGCGCGCTTTGCACACCCAGGGCTGGCTGTGGGCCGAAATCGACCCCGCCATGCTGTGGCTGGACCGCCGCCAGCAGCTCAAGCTGATGGCGCTGGGCCTGCTGCGCATGGCCGACCCGAGCGACCCTTTTGAGCATGTGATGGCGCTTAGCTCGGCCCCGGGCTATGCCAGCCCCGAGGTGGCCGCCGGCCATCCGCCCAGCTTGGCGAGCGAGGTGTTTGGCGTTGGCCAACTGCTGGCCGCTTGCTTGGATGAGGCCAGCCTGGCCAGCTTGAGCCCCAAGGATCGCTTCAGCCTGGAGGCATTGATTCGCAAAGCGCATGCCAAGCAGGTCGATTTCCGCTACGGCTGCGTCGAGGCCTTGGCCGATGATTTGCGCGCCTGGCTGGCGGGTGACGGCCATTCCGCTCTGCGCTTCCAGCCCATGCCTTCGCAGCGGGCGCCGCAAGCCCAAGCCTTGGTCAGCGACGCTGCCGCTTCAGCCTGGGGCGGAGCCAAATCCAAGCGCGGTCGTTCCCTCTGGCTGGCGGCCGGCGGCGTGGCCCTGAGCCTGACGCTGGCGGGCTGGCTGGGGCGTGATGCCGTTCCTTCGGCCTGGGCGCAACGGCTGGCGGGTGGTGTGCGGCCAAGCCCAAGCCAGAGTTCGAGCCAAAGCGCCAATGCCAAGCCCAGCTTGCTCAGCGAGAGCGGCGGTGCAGCAGACAAGGCCCCTGCCGACGCCAGCACAGCCACCGCCGCTACGCCTGCGGCCACTAATTCCGTTCTGACGAACCAGCCCGAGCCCACGCCCGGGCTGGCCAATGCGGCGCCCAAACCGCAAGCACAACCGCTTTTGCGGCCGCGCACCACGCCCGCACCGGCCAGCAAACTGGCGCCGCTTCCAGCCAGCGACTCAGACGCCAAGCAAGCCGCCAATCAAGCTGCCAATACCGGCCGGCCCGACTTGCTGATGAGCGGCGCGGTCACCGAGGCCACGCCCGTGGCACCGGGCAACGCCCAGGTCGAGCTTGCGCCGCCCGGCGGGCTGCGTCCCTGA